One region of Salvelinus namaycush isolate Seneca chromosome 3, SaNama_1.0, whole genome shotgun sequence genomic DNA includes:
- the sdad1 gene encoding protein SDA1 homolog — MNKIMSGRHNNKLPNNLPQLQNLIKRDPQSYTEEFLQQYRHYQSNVQIFKLQPDKPNKELADLVMFLAQVGHCYLQQLASFPQELTDLLMNHHTVLEPDLRMTFCKALILLRNKDLINPTGLLELFFELLRCHDKLLRKTLYSHIVHDIKNINSKHKNNKVNTTLQNFMYTMLRDSNPLAAKISLDVMIELYKRNIWNDAKTVNVITTACFSKVTKILVAGMKFFLGKDEDEKRESDSESEEEGPSARDLMVRYSTGKKTSKNKKKMEKAMKVLKKHKKKKKVEVFNFSAIHLIHDPQEFSEKLLKQLEDSNERFEVKIMMMELISRLVGIHELFLFNYYPFVQRFIQPHQREVTKILLCAAQSSHQLVPPEIIQPVIMTIANNFVTDRNSGEVMCVGINAIKEVAARCPLAITEELLQDLAQYKMHKDKNVMMSARGLIQLFRSLDPKMLHKRDRGRPTELSTDAKIQDYGEMGAKTYIPGAEVLEVEEKEEGEEGDGDGWESASSISGGDDDEDGEWINVHHSSDEDTAEMAEKLKSMDPEERKAKAAAVSSSRLLTQDDFKKIRLAQLAKEVNAAPGKGQKRKMVEDDDGERGEILTLRDIEKLHKKPKEDKESRLATAQAGRSDRKEFVKKRKEKLNPFASTSNKDKKRNKDFRMMRHSRNVRTKNKRSFRDKQIALRDALIKRKKQYK; from the exons ATGAATAAAATAATGTCGGGTCGACACAACAACAAATTGCCAAACAATCTGCCGCAATTGCAGAACCTGATCAAGAGAGATCCACAGTCGTACACGGAAGAA TTCCTGCAACAATATCGACACTACCAGTCCAATGTCCAGATCTTCAAACTCCAGCCTGACAAACCCAACAAGGAGCTGGCAGATCTGGTCATGTTCCTTGCTCAG gttGGACACTGCTATCTGCAGCAACTTGCCTCTTTCCCTCAGGAGTTGACTGATCTCCTTATGAATCATCATACAGTCCTCGAGCCTGATCTACGGATG ACATTCTGCAAAGCCCTGATTCTGCTGAGGAACAAAGATCTGATTAACCCCACCGGTCTTCTGGAGCTGTTCTTTGAGTTGCTGCGCTGTCACGACAAGCTCCTCAGGAAG ACGCTGTACTCGCACATTGTGCATGACATAAAAAACATCAACTCCAAACacaagaacaacaaagtcaacaCAACATTACAGAACTTCATGTACACCATGCTGAGAGACAGCAATCCTCTAGCAGCCAAGATCTCGCTAGATGTCATGATTGAGTTGTACAAGAGGAACATCTG GAATGACGCCAAAACTGTTAACGTGATCACGACAGCATGTTTCTCCAAAGTCACAAAGATCCTCGTGGCAGGCATGAAGTTCTTCCTGGGCAAAGATGAAGATGAGAAGAGGGAGAGTGATTCAGAATCTGAG GAGGAGGGTCCGTCGGCTAGAGACCTGATGGTGAGGTACTCTACAGGGAAGAAGACAtccaagaacaagaagaagatgGAGAAGGCCATGAAGGTCCTTAAG AAacataagaagaagaagaaggtagAGGTTTTCAATTTCTCTGCCATCCACTTGATTCATGATCCTCAAG AATTTTCAGAGAAGCTACTAAAGCAGTTGGAAGACTCTAATGAGCGTTTTGAGGTGAAGATCATGATGATGGAGCTAATATCCCGACTGGTTGGTATTCATGAG CTCTTTCTCTTCAACTACTATCCGTTCGTACAGCGGTTCATTCAGCCCCATCAAAGAG AGGTCACCAAGATACTCCTGTGTGCTGCCCAGTCCTCCCATCAACTAGTTCCACCTGAGATCATCCAGCCTGTCATCATGACCATAGCCAATAACTTTGTGACAGACAGAAACTCGGGAGAGGTGATGTGTGTTGG CATCAATGCCATCAAGGAGGTGGCAGCTCGTTGTCCCCTGGCCATCACAGAAGAGCTGCTCCAGGACCTGGCTCAGTACAAGATGCACAAAGACAAGA ATGTGATGATGTCTGCCAGAGGACTCATTCAGCTCTTCAGAAGCCTGGATCCAAAGATGCTGCATAAGAGAGACAGG GGTCGACCCACAGAGTTGTCTACCGACGCTAAGATCCAGGACTATGGCGAGATGGGGGCCAAGACCTACATCCCTGGAGCAGAGGTTCTGGAggtggaggagaaagaggagggagaagagggggacgGTG ATGGCTGGGAGAGTGCCAGCAGTATCAgcggtggtgatgatgatgaggacGGAGAATGGATCAATGTTCACCACTCCTCTGATGAAGACACCGCAGAAATG GCTGAGAAGCTGAAGAGTATGGAtccagaggagaggaaggccaAGGCAGCAGCGGTCAGCTCCAGTCGACTCCTCACTCAGGACGACTTCAAGAAGATTCGTCTGGCTCAGCTGGCTAAAGAGGTCAACGCTGCCCCGGGCAAGGGACAGAAGAGGAAGATGGTGGAAGATGATGATGGTGAAAG AGGGGAAATCCTTACCTTGAGAGACATTGAAAAGCTGCACAAGAAACCCAAGGAAGACAAGGAATCAAGACTTGCCACTGCACAG GCTGGCCGCTCAGACAGGAAGGAGTTTgtgaagaagaggaaggagaagCTAAACCCGTTCGCTTCCACCAGCAACAAGGACAAGAAGAGGAACAAAGACTTCAGGATGATGAGACACAGTCGAAACGTACGGACCAAGAACAAGAGATCCTTCAGAGATAAACAG atTGCTCTAAGAGATGCACTCATTAAGAGAAAGAAGCAATACAAATAG